From Anabaena sphaerica FACHB-251, one genomic window encodes:
- a CDS encoding TrbI/VirB10 family protein — protein MENINQNQEFNSHNGNSTNYSLESNTNNGHHRSIQTTIEDEEIISPEEEQMLAGYNPNATGLISQEYRLKQDEEKAIERPLTEKPGVRLVFVVGLVGMVIGSGSLLWFGFLQPKPPVKQAVKTNNSLPTSEPNLDESAELKSRLAFQDQQQQLQVEPVPTTSPSQTPKPEPITNPSVRPVRQTVPPRTTAVRVAQPAPVIRRNPVPTPFNSRIKYTPPPTQKSIEKLVETPENLADVLRKWKQLSSLGESQISKSIQEKTTPTNQNSKTLKPSTSMLEETELKTVLIGSKNVDNQTDLTPGMMGILNRTPVDLINANTSNNKDVALGTSASAKVIMPMIWDEGGKNANDRFAVELTKPLKATDGTVAFPAGTVVVAKTTSVSKSNLVSATAIALVYPNSQGTVKQETIPANTLLIRGGNKRPLLAQKLHDAGSDIAKQDLLVGLLSSLGRVGSIVNQPRTQSSTVVSGGSFNQSTVTTNADPQIWAAVLEGFFDPLSDRLSRRSDQAVQELLQRPNIQYLPEGMEVSVVVNNFLKVER, from the coding sequence ATGGAAAATATAAATCAGAATCAAGAATTTAATTCCCACAATGGTAATTCTACCAATTATTCCTTAGAATCTAATACTAATAACGGTCATCATCGTTCTATCCAAACCACTATAGAAGATGAAGAAATTATTAGTCCTGAAGAGGAACAAATGCTGGCAGGGTATAACCCTAATGCAACTGGGCTTATTTCTCAAGAATATCGCTTGAAACAGGATGAAGAAAAAGCAATAGAGCGACCTTTAACAGAAAAACCAGGTGTCCGTCTTGTTTTTGTAGTCGGTTTGGTAGGAATGGTTATTGGTTCTGGTTCATTGCTTTGGTTTGGATTTTTACAACCTAAACCTCCCGTTAAACAAGCTGTGAAAACTAATAATTCATTGCCAACTAGCGAACCTAATTTAGATGAATCTGCTGAACTAAAAAGTAGATTAGCTTTTCAAGACCAACAGCAACAACTTCAAGTAGAACCAGTTCCCACTACTTCCCCAAGTCAAACACCAAAACCAGAACCAATAACAAATCCATCCGTTAGGCCAGTACGTCAAACTGTTCCACCACGCACGACTGCTGTTAGAGTTGCTCAACCTGCACCTGTAATTAGAAGAAATCCTGTTCCAACTCCTTTTAATTCACGTATCAAATATACTCCTCCACCAACACAAAAATCAATAGAAAAATTAGTAGAAACTCCTGAAAATCTTGCTGATGTTTTACGAAAATGGAAGCAATTATCTAGTTTGGGAGAGTCACAAATTAGTAAATCAATTCAAGAAAAAACTACACCAACTAATCAAAATTCTAAAACCTTAAAACCAAGTACATCAATGCTTGAAGAAACTGAACTAAAAACAGTTTTGATTGGTTCTAAAAACGTTGACAATCAAACTGATTTAACACCGGGTATGATGGGTATTCTCAACCGTACTCCTGTTGATTTAATCAATGCCAATACAAGCAACAATAAGGATGTAGCACTGGGTACATCAGCTTCGGCTAAAGTGATCATGCCGATGATTTGGGATGAAGGTGGTAAAAATGCTAATGACCGCTTTGCTGTGGAGTTAACTAAACCTCTCAAAGCTACAGATGGTACGGTTGCGTTTCCTGCTGGTACTGTTGTGGTTGCTAAAACTACATCTGTAAGTAAGAGTAATTTGGTTTCGGCTACTGCGATCGCTCTAGTTTATCCTAATTCCCAAGGTACGGTTAAACAGGAAACAATACCGGCTAATACATTATTAATTCGGGGTGGAAACAAACGCCCATTACTTGCTCAAAAGCTGCATGATGCAGGGTCAGATATTGCCAAACAAGATTTATTAGTGGGATTACTTAGTAGTTTGGGAAGAGTGGGTAGTATAGTTAATCAACCCCGCACGCAATCTAGCACTGTTGTTTCTGGTGGTAGTTTTAATCAAAGTACGGTTACTACTAATGCTGACCCGCAGATATGGGCTGCTGTATTGGAGGGATTTTTTGATCCATTGAGCGATCGCTTATCGAGACGTTCTGATCAAGCAGTGCAAGAATTGTTGCAACGTCCTAATATTCAGTATTTACCTGAAGGTATGGAGGTTTCAGTTGTTGTTAATAATTTCTTGAAAGTTGAAAGGTAA